In Engraulis encrasicolus isolate BLACKSEA-1 chromosome 15, IST_EnEncr_1.0, whole genome shotgun sequence, the following proteins share a genomic window:
- the LOC134464274 gene encoding uncharacterized protein LOC134464274, which produces MLERFWEQHPALLNAMLSRRVRRGEALLAVNEDDMTLIQEIIKLMSPVKVATTLLSEEKSPTISMIAPIQAKLHKQFSEDNTDLPIIADMKQRFRQDFSDRYLDLQELLNNASALDPRFKDLAFLDDVDSRDLIFMKITAEVVKMNEKAGHSVALDEGEADEEGDDGSPSIGERRDDDASPSPKKKTAMDQLFGEFIATRTPVKSMREKAKDEISKYRQRDSLELGGDVLQWWKKQVDLPLLSSLAKDYLSIPATSVSSERVFSSAGNIVTAQLCDSDGL; this is translated from the exons ATGCTCGAGAGATTCTGGGAGCAACATCCGGCTCTGTTGAACGCTATGCTGTccaggagggtgaggaggggagaagCCCTGTTGGCAGTGAATGAGGACGACATGACTCTGATACAGGAAATCATCAAGCTGATGTCCCCTGTCAAAGTGGCCACTACACTTCTAAGTGAAGAAAAAAGCCCAACCATCTCAATGATCGCCCCAATACAAGCTAAACTCCACAAACAATTCTCTGAAGACAACACTGACCTGCCAATCATTGCAGATATGAAGCAGCGCTTCAGACAAGATTTTTCTGATCGTTACTTGGATCTCCAAGAACTCCTCAACAATGCATCTGCCCTTGATCCCCGATTCAAAGACCTGGCTTTCCTTGATGATGTCGACTCCAGAGACCTCATCTTCATGAAAATAACAGCAGAGGTGGTGAAGATGAACGAGAAG GCAGGACACAGTGTTGCACTGGATGAAGGAGAGGCAGATGAAGAAGGAGACGACGGAAGCCCCAGCATAGGGGAAAGGAGAG ATGATGATGCCTCGCCCTCTCCTAAAAAGAAGACTGCCATGGACCAGCTGTTTGGAGAGTTCATCGCCACAAGAACACCAGTGAAGAGCATGAGGGAGAAAGCTAAGGATGAAAtttcaaaatacagacagagagattcTTTAGAACTAGGTGGTGATGTGTTGCAGTGGTGGAAAAAGCAGGTGGACCTGCCACTCCTTTCATCTTTAGCCAAAGATTACTTGTCCATCCCAGCAACTAGTGTGTCCTCTGAGCGAGTCTTTAGCAGTGCAGGGAATATTGTCACTGCCCAAC